A genomic window from Halodesulfovibrio sp. includes:
- a CDS encoding sigma-54 dependent transcriptional regulator: MPAHILIVDDDGSHRAVLRTIIEDWGYDVSEASDGETAVAMTQERPYDSVLMDIRMGGMDGITAQSQIAKHNPSIPVLIMTAYSSINTAVVALKQGAYDYLIKPLDFDVLKITIERMLDHTRLVEENRSLKEKSSGKQQFGMIGSSERMHELVETITTVAPTHAPVLITGESGTGKELVAKAVYTASERSSKPFVTINCAALSESLLESELFGHEKGAFTGADKRRDGLFWQANGGTIFMDEVGEIPLSLQAKLLRVLQQGELQRVGSDSILHVDIRVIAATNRDLQEEVANKTFREDLYYRLNVIGLEVPSLRERQADIPLLAEHFMKIFAEKYDKSVIGFSPQAMDVLVNNPWQGNIRELENTIERAVIMATTDYITDRELPASLRKNVPDHSGNTTRGAELPLGDISLESLEKRAVQAALKKHKKKVDAAGALGITRATLHSKIKKYGLEEQKKK, encoded by the coding sequence ATGCCAGCGCATATTCTAATTGTTGATGATGACGGTTCGCACCGCGCCGTGCTCCGAACTATTATTGAAGACTGGGGCTATGACGTATCGGAAGCTTCGGATGGCGAAACAGCTGTAGCAATGACGCAGGAACGCCCCTACGACAGCGTGCTGATGGATATTCGAATGGGTGGCATGGATGGCATTACTGCCCAATCTCAGATAGCAAAGCATAACCCTTCCATTCCTGTACTTATCATGACGGCGTATTCTTCCATTAATACCGCTGTGGTTGCGTTAAAACAGGGTGCATATGACTATCTTATTAAACCACTCGACTTTGATGTCTTAAAAATTACGATTGAGCGTATGCTCGATCATACCCGACTGGTCGAAGAGAACCGCTCTCTGAAAGAGAAAAGCTCCGGTAAACAGCAATTCGGTATGATTGGCAGTAGTGAGCGTATGCACGAGTTGGTAGAAACAATAACCACTGTTGCTCCGACACATGCTCCTGTTTTGATTACAGGTGAATCCGGCACGGGTAAGGAATTGGTTGCCAAGGCGGTATATACGGCAAGTGAACGTTCTTCAAAGCCTTTTGTAACTATTAACTGTGCTGCGCTGAGTGAAAGTTTGCTTGAATCTGAATTATTCGGACATGAAAAAGGCGCGTTTACAGGGGCAGATAAACGTAGAGACGGACTTTTCTGGCAAGCAAACGGCGGCACTATATTTATGGATGAAGTCGGCGAAATCCCGCTTTCATTGCAAGCAAAATTACTGCGTGTTTTGCAGCAGGGTGAGTTACAGCGCGTCGGTAGTGACAGCATTCTGCATGTGGATATTCGTGTTATTGCAGCAACGAATAGAGACTTGCAGGAAGAGGTCGCAAACAAGACATTCCGTGAAGATTTGTATTACCGCCTGAATGTCATAGGGCTTGAGGTTCCTTCGCTGCGAGAGCGTCAGGCAGATATTCCATTACTTGCTGAACACTTTATGAAAATTTTCGCTGAAAAATATGATAAAAGCGTGATCGGCTTTTCACCACAGGCTATGGATGTGTTGGTTAATAATCCATGGCAAGGGAATATCCGTGAGCTTGAAAACACAATAGAGCGAGCTGTTATTATGGCAACTACCGACTACATTACCGATAGGGAACTGCCAGCCAGTCTACGCAAAAATGTCCCAGACCACTCTGGGAATACTACCCGCGGTGCAGAACTTCCTCTTGGCGATATTTCTTTAGAAAGTCTTGAAAAACGTGCGGTGCAGGCGGCGTTGAAAAAACATAAAAAGAAAGTTGATGCAGCTGGGGCGCTGGGTATTACCCGTGCAACCTTGCATAGTAAAATTAAGAAGTATGGTTTGGAAGAACAAAAGAAAAAGTAA
- a CDS encoding periplasmic heavy metal sensor: MIYRLFLAIILVFSIASGTIADATEIAEHTKADAPKIELTAVQQKEVQQLSKAYTEKTRPIREELWAKKTMLRALTRNPNAEVNDIKKIVNAMKELRAKLHAERVVFEERMMKKYGFIPSTNWINTNDAFRTADTDTDTATEDSQKTDDSAPKVKGFFSRLFN, from the coding sequence ATGATTTATCGTCTTTTCTTAGCAATAATTCTCGTATTTTCAATCGCCAGCGGCACCATAGCCGACGCCACTGAAATTGCGGAACACACAAAAGCAGATGCTCCCAAAATTGAGCTGACAGCTGTTCAGCAAAAAGAAGTGCAACAACTTAGCAAGGCGTATACAGAAAAGACCCGCCCTATTCGTGAAGAACTCTGGGCAAAAAAAACTATGCTTCGCGCACTTACACGCAACCCAAATGCCGAAGTTAACGATATTAAAAAGATAGTGAACGCCATGAAAGAACTCCGCGCCAAGCTGCATGCAGAGCGTGTTGTGTTCGAAGAGAGAATGATGAAAAAGTACGGCTTCATCCCCTCTACAAACTGGATAAATACTAATGATGCGTTCCGAACCGCTGACACTGATACTGATACTGCAACAGAAGACTCTCAGAAAACAGATGACAGCGCACCGAAAGTGAAGGGCTTCTTTTCGAGGCTCTTCAACTAA
- a CDS encoding ATP-binding protein — protein sequence MRSKNTRNDMPSSRLLSPYCFVGVILLVGLGVASLTYNTIQQNQKKYVRLYEEKGASLITSVEAGVRTDLRSKNSTIRLKLLLDEMADRPEIFFIAITFSDGTIMQSSFTEGQQRMETQFLKHIKGLHTGSQERSRIYNANERQIFLAYREFTPLTRHELWKKLQKQPTLKPLEKFIQLFNKEKKVSDTPSGKLLAEKRIDTRELAKVDTQKLAIDVKSFLEPNDEEAHRPVIYVGLDARPLQELQRSSIVQTVVTTGSVLLLAIVGFLSIYWAHRAQRSRRKAGRSQATVQEVMYNLPDGLIVTDNNDLIVYMNELSKVLLHCDGDITAGVDIAQVLLPDLVPYYLQARDGLLRHEKVIEISTDALPLLPVGVTGSVIKDDQGVTIGTVFLMRDLREVHSLQTEVERKGKLAAIGSLAAGVAHEIRNPLSSIKGGATYLKSQFKQGSAGEKTAAIVIDEVERLNRVITDLIGLSRPSDLSMKAVFVADVIEHCTGLIAQEAELRDVHLAVDIAEDVPQVMLDTDRFSQVILNLCLNSLDAMEEGGKLTVTVVPDAQSISIIVEDDGEGMDNSTKERIFEPYFTTKSHGTGLGLSVVHKIIEAHNGIIRVFSQKGQGTRFVIQLPSMDKEQ from the coding sequence ATGCGTTCAAAAAATACACGAAACGACATGCCGTCGAGCAGGCTGCTTTCTCCCTACTGTTTTGTTGGGGTTATTTTGCTTGTCGGGCTTGGTGTCGCCTCGCTGACCTACAATACAATTCAACAGAATCAGAAAAAGTATGTGCGGTTGTATGAGGAAAAAGGGGCATCGCTCATTACTTCTGTTGAAGCTGGCGTGCGTACGGATTTGCGGAGTAAAAATTCCACTATCCGGCTTAAACTATTGCTTGATGAAATGGCAGACAGACCGGAAATTTTCTTCATTGCCATTACATTCAGCGACGGCACGATAATGCAAAGCAGCTTTACAGAAGGGCAGCAGCGTATGGAGACGCAGTTCTTAAAGCATATAAAAGGGCTACACACAGGTTCGCAGGAGCGTTCTCGTATATACAATGCCAATGAACGTCAGATATTCCTCGCCTACAGAGAATTTACTCCGCTGACGCGCCATGAATTATGGAAGAAGTTGCAAAAGCAGCCGACTCTCAAGCCTTTGGAAAAATTTATTCAGTTATTCAACAAAGAAAAAAAGGTATCAGATACTCCGTCAGGCAAGCTGCTTGCTGAAAAAAGAATTGATACCAGAGAGCTTGCCAAGGTTGATACGCAAAAGCTCGCTATCGACGTAAAGTCTTTTTTGGAACCAAATGATGAAGAGGCACACCGACCTGTTATTTATGTAGGGCTTGATGCAAGACCTCTTCAGGAACTACAGCGATCCAGCATTGTGCAGACTGTTGTTACGACTGGAAGTGTGCTGTTATTGGCGATTGTTGGTTTTTTATCCATCTATTGGGCACACCGTGCTCAGCGTTCCAGACGAAAAGCAGGGCGCAGTCAGGCTACCGTGCAGGAGGTAATGTATAACCTTCCTGATGGACTGATTGTGACAGATAATAATGATCTGATTGTATACATGAATGAATTGAGCAAGGTGTTGCTGCACTGTGATGGTGATATTACCGCCGGTGTTGATATTGCACAGGTGCTGCTGCCTGACCTTGTTCCATATTACTTGCAAGCGCGCGATGGCTTATTGCGTCATGAAAAAGTAATCGAAATTTCAACTGATGCTTTGCCGCTGCTGCCTGTCGGTGTGACAGGGTCTGTGATTAAAGACGATCAGGGTGTGACTATCGGTACTGTATTTCTTATGCGTGACCTGCGCGAGGTGCATAGTCTGCAAACAGAGGTTGAACGTAAAGGCAAGCTCGCCGCTATTGGGTCGCTTGCTGCTGGTGTGGCGCATGAAATTCGTAACCCGCTCAGTTCGATAAAGGGTGGCGCAACCTATTTGAAATCTCAGTTTAAACAAGGCAGTGCGGGCGAAAAGACCGCCGCGATAGTCATTGATGAAGTCGAGCGTTTGAATCGCGTAATAACAGATCTCATCGGGCTTTCACGTCCTTCAGACTTAAGTATGAAGGCAGTTTTTGTGGCGGATGTAATTGAGCATTGCACGGGACTAATTGCACAGGAAGCAGAACTGCGTGATGTACACCTTGCTGTTGATATTGCAGAAGACGTACCGCAGGTGATGCTGGATACTGACCGATTTTCGCAAGTGATTCTTAACCTGTGTTTGAATAGTCTGGATGCTATGGAGGAAGGCGGCAAGCTGACGGTGACAGTTGTACCGGATGCCCAATCAATAAGCATTATTGTGGAAGATGACGGCGAAGGTATGGACAACAGCACAAAAGAGCGGATTTTTGAGCCGTATTTTACAACCAAGTCTCATGGTACGGGGCTTGGTTTATCTGTGGTGCATAAAATTATTGAAGCCCATAATGGAATTATTCGTGTGTTCTCCCAAAAGGGGCAAGGAACACGTTTTGTAATACAGCTACCTTCTATGGATAAGGAACAATAA
- a CDS encoding methyl-accepting chemotaxis protein: protein MVNTVKGKVTGILILASLATALVILFAVTAILRDNALNGFNENSATEVALIDSIVGDFFKNAEDVGNDIAKSGYFSKPFSEIAVACGGSSKVTIDKNTLPKRGQILADYLANIEKNHAEFGFIYFGSNENSMAISSPVTLSAHYDMRTRPWYKAPLQSPTGFAITPAYKSTENEFVSTASHVVKSSDGEILGVVAIDLQLTTILDKMASLRIGKTGRVVLIEKSGTILAAPGFKEVIMKKLGSTGIEGFDALNGKPDGVYDLMFGETEKLVRAHTIDSIGYHVLVIQDKDEILATARSSAITSAGLGIFSALLIGVLGYFIVIRITNPLELLTQAATEVSSGNYEVNTPTKGFSTEMFELHAALTQMVQNLLTTISQAQEKEEEANIQAQRANELAVQAERKVQEEQERHTELMHAASQLELIVENVANVTHELSTLIENTRLGTEQQASRSGETASAMEQMNSAIAAVAQNASDAAQHSDVMRDQVINETRSVNNVVSSIDDIANRSERMTKSLSELGDKAQDIGKIMDVISDIADQTNLLALNAAIEAARAGEAGRGFAVVADEVRKLAEKTMQATSEVEQAVTAIQASTGDNIHAMQETTSVVTDCTSLARKAGEALVNITTLIESSTDMARTIATASEEQSAASDEVNRTIGSVSEIADDMASSAADSAQTMETLTGLSHELQQVIRTLKQD from the coding sequence ATGGTTAACACTGTTAAGGGGAAAGTAACCGGTATCCTGATACTCGCATCCCTAGCTACTGCACTTGTAATTCTTTTTGCGGTAACAGCAATTCTTAGAGATAATGCACTTAATGGCTTTAATGAAAACTCTGCCACGGAAGTTGCTCTTATCGATTCAATTGTGGGGGATTTCTTTAAAAATGCCGAGGATGTCGGAAACGATATTGCAAAGTCAGGCTACTTTTCTAAGCCATTTTCCGAAATTGCTGTTGCCTGTGGTGGCTCCAGCAAAGTCACAATAGATAAAAACACGCTTCCAAAACGGGGGCAAATACTTGCTGACTATCTTGCTAATATAGAAAAAAACCATGCAGAATTCGGTTTCATCTATTTTGGCAGTAATGAAAACAGCATGGCTATTTCCAGTCCGGTCACACTTTCTGCCCATTATGACATGCGCACCCGCCCGTGGTACAAAGCACCGCTACAGTCCCCTACAGGGTTCGCCATCACGCCTGCTTACAAAAGTACAGAAAATGAATTTGTTTCCACCGCCAGCCACGTTGTAAAAAGTAGCGACGGGGAAATACTCGGCGTTGTTGCTATCGACCTTCAGCTCACAACCATTCTCGATAAGATGGCTTCGTTACGCATTGGAAAAACAGGTCGAGTCGTCTTAATTGAAAAAAGCGGAACCATTCTCGCTGCACCGGGCTTCAAAGAAGTTATCATGAAGAAACTGGGTAGCACTGGAATTGAAGGATTTGACGCATTAAACGGCAAGCCTGATGGTGTCTACGATCTAATGTTTGGCGAAACAGAAAAACTCGTTCGCGCACATACAATCGACAGCATTGGCTACCACGTACTTGTCATCCAAGATAAAGATGAGATACTTGCAACAGCCCGAAGCAGTGCTATTACCAGTGCAGGACTAGGAATATTTTCTGCGCTGCTCATCGGTGTTCTCGGCTACTTTATTGTTATCCGCATAACCAATCCGCTTGAACTTCTCACACAGGCAGCGACCGAAGTAAGTTCAGGAAACTATGAGGTTAACACCCCAACAAAAGGGTTCAGCACAGAAATGTTTGAACTCCATGCCGCACTCACCCAAATGGTGCAAAACCTCTTAACCACAATATCTCAAGCTCAAGAAAAAGAAGAAGAAGCTAACATACAGGCGCAACGGGCAAACGAATTGGCGGTTCAAGCAGAACGCAAGGTGCAGGAGGAACAGGAACGCCATACAGAACTCATGCATGCTGCTAGTCAACTGGAGCTTATTGTTGAGAACGTTGCCAATGTGACTCATGAACTTTCCACGCTTATTGAAAACACCCGCCTCGGCACAGAACAGCAAGCTTCACGCAGCGGAGAGACAGCGTCAGCTATGGAGCAGATGAATTCTGCCATTGCTGCGGTTGCTCAAAACGCATCCGATGCCGCCCAGCACTCCGATGTTATGCGCGATCAAGTCATCAACGAAACCCGCTCCGTGAATAATGTCGTCAGCTCAATTGATGATATTGCTAACCGTTCCGAGCGTATGACAAAAAGTCTTAGCGAGCTTGGAGACAAAGCACAGGATATTGGAAAAATTATGGATGTCATCTCTGATATTGCAGACCAGACGAACTTGCTTGCGCTAAATGCAGCTATTGAAGCCGCTCGCGCTGGCGAAGCAGGTCGCGGTTTTGCTGTAGTAGCAGATGAAGTACGCAAACTTGCGGAAAAAACCATGCAAGCGACCTCAGAAGTTGAACAGGCGGTTACAGCTATACAAGCAAGCACAGGGGATAATATTCATGCAATGCAAGAAACAACGTCAGTCGTAACAGACTGTACTTCACTTGCACGGAAAGCTGGTGAAGCGCTTGTTAACATTACAACGCTTATTGAATCTTCTACTGACATGGCACGCACCATCGCCACAGCCTCTGAAGAGCAGTCCGCTGCCAGTGATGAAGTAAACCGGACGATTGGCAGCGTTTCCGAAATTGCTGACGACATGGCGTCTTCTGCTGCTGACTCTGCCCAGACAATGGAAACACTGACAGGGCTGTCACACGAGTTGCAACAAGTCATCCGTACTCTAAAGCAAGACTAA
- a CDS encoding methyltransferase domain-containing protein, translated as MLKPDTETSQKILSVIKRKYKNVAKSLASQFRYPTGKDGLQGLRYPQELLESIPESVQQWYCGVGNPFSLGAIHIGEHVLDLGCGAGVDTIVSAKLVGESGVVVGADVSSDMIERAQHNKEISQTPNVSFQLVDSVNLPFHDEQFDVVTTNAMLNLAVDKAGVLKEVYRVLKKGGRLHVADQILVGAGMSGEQAISSWFQ; from the coding sequence ATGCTGAAACCCGATACAGAAACTTCGCAGAAGATTCTTTCTGTCATAAAGAGAAAATATAAAAATGTTGCTAAATCCCTTGCCAGCCAGTTCAGGTATCCTACTGGAAAAGACGGCTTGCAAGGGCTAAGATACCCTCAAGAGCTGCTTGAAAGCATTCCAGAAAGTGTACAGCAATGGTATTGCGGTGTGGGGAATCCCTTTTCACTTGGTGCAATTCATATTGGAGAGCATGTACTCGATCTTGGCTGCGGAGCTGGTGTGGATACGATTGTATCAGCGAAATTGGTTGGAGAATCGGGAGTAGTTGTCGGGGCGGATGTATCGAGCGATATGATTGAGCGCGCCCAACATAATAAAGAAATTTCCCAAACGCCCAATGTCTCCTTCCAGCTTGTCGATAGTGTCAATCTCCCTTTTCATGATGAACAGTTTGATGTGGTAACCACAAACGCTATGCTGAATCTTGCTGTAGATAAAGCAGGTGTTTTAAAAGAGGTCTACCGTGTTCTGAAAAAAGGTGGGCGGTTACATGTTGCCGATCAAATTTTAGTTGGTGCAGGGATGTCTGGAGAACAGGCTATTTCAAGCTGGTTTCAGTGA
- a CDS encoding zinc-binding dehydrogenase, producing MQKTALYLKDIGKTFYLTKGMTDVPTPAPHNVIVKIKAASINPVDAKLAITGHPQWKLPYIPGLDGAGEVVQTGEDVSLVTEGDAVAWHGNFLYGGAFATHVELPEHILFSIPDSVSPVVAASVPCAGLTAWLALIHRMKLTSGMNILIEAGSGGVGGFAIQIAKMLKLHVITTTSPRNHTYVSKLGADHVFNYRHPQLANEIIHAAGGEKLDAILDTVGYSASPRNISLLKHEGQYASLLGIPHAEEADVFKVAPTIYIIALGGAYMSGSHEAQCRLATMGDELLAALKDGSIHQLPIAEIPFTDTAVTQAMHRQLAGHVTGKQVVVIE from the coding sequence ATGCAGAAAACGGCACTGTACCTTAAGGATATTGGAAAAACATTCTACCTTACTAAAGGAATGACGGATGTACCTACTCCGGCACCTCATAATGTCATTGTAAAAATCAAGGCTGCCAGCATTAATCCAGTGGATGCAAAGCTTGCCATCACAGGTCACCCCCAATGGAAACTACCGTATATACCGGGGCTTGATGGCGCAGGAGAGGTTGTACAAACAGGCGAAGATGTATCGCTTGTGACCGAAGGTGACGCTGTGGCATGGCACGGTAATTTTCTCTATGGAGGCGCATTCGCAACCCATGTGGAACTGCCGGAACACATTCTGTTCAGCATTCCTGATTCTGTTAGCCCAGTTGTTGCTGCCTCTGTCCCTTGCGCAGGACTTACCGCATGGCTTGCCCTTATTCACCGCATGAAACTTACTTCCGGCATGAACATTCTGATTGAAGCGGGTTCAGGTGGCGTTGGCGGTTTCGCCATTCAAATAGCAAAGATGCTTAAACTGCACGTAATTACGACAACTTCTCCTCGAAACCATACCTATGTCAGCAAGCTGGGTGCAGATCATGTTTTCAACTACAGACATCCTCAGTTGGCAAATGAAATCATCCATGCCGCAGGTGGCGAAAAACTCGATGCCATACTGGATACCGTCGGCTACAGCGCTTCCCCTCGCAATATATCACTGCTGAAACACGAAGGGCAGTACGCAAGTTTGCTGGGAATACCGCACGCAGAAGAAGCCGACGTTTTTAAAGTTGCGCCGACAATCTATATTATTGCACTCGGTGGTGCATATATGTCAGGAAGTCATGAAGCACAGTGCAGGCTGGCAACAATGGGCGATGAACTACTTGCAGCCCTTAAAGATGGATCAATACATCAGTTGCCGATAGCAGAAATTCCTTTTACTGACACCGCAGTTACACAGGCAATGCATCGCCAACTTGCAGGGCACGTAACGGGAAAACAAGTAGTTGTAATTGAGTAG
- a CDS encoding BCCT family transporter, which produces MKFKTSEVDLNLTLTSFSFVLLLGVLAVLFPDSVKGTMGAMLDFTVVNLGTGFLWYTIFATVVLLFLALSKYGNIRLGGDTPTFNKFQLFAMALSAGMGASTMYWAFIESVYYFMDPQFGIVDTHMAMEYAAAYNMFHWGAAGWFTYLIVAIPFSVVFYIKRNRRLSLSGVVNSMFNDSLPLWTQKVIDLLFIITTLAATALTLGLGIPMISSNLSQLTGIPNNLFLGIGVILALSVIFSLSSYIGIAKGMARLSNATIYICAGLVGLIFIVGPSALIMNNTTNGIGVMLSEYIRMSTNTDPFGSSLFPQYWTIFFLANWISYSPGIGVFITKISKGHRLRDVILILVGAGTLGTCIIFGTCGTFTMSLQNAGAIDAVGIIKAGQPTELVKAVFGQTPFPVLVTFIYLITMILFTVTTLDGTSYSLAGIATKRLDKEANVSPIFRLFWCLLLTALPIIFLLINANLNILKSFPVLIIVPMMPIFAVLGFKTLRYIQEVFGKMSAEEIERYSIEISTMEDE; this is translated from the coding sequence ATGAAATTTAAAACGTCAGAAGTAGATTTGAACCTGACACTTACGAGTTTTTCGTTTGTATTGCTGCTTGGGGTTCTCGCTGTTCTTTTCCCTGATTCAGTAAAAGGCACTATGGGTGCTATGCTGGACTTTACCGTAGTAAACCTTGGAACCGGTTTCCTCTGGTACACCATATTTGCAACAGTTGTTCTGCTGTTCCTTGCTCTCTCTAAATACGGTAACATCCGCCTTGGCGGAGACACACCAACATTCAACAAGTTCCAGTTATTCGCCATGGCGCTTTCCGCGGGCATGGGCGCAAGTACCATGTACTGGGCTTTCATTGAATCTGTCTACTACTTCATGGACCCGCAGTTCGGCATTGTAGATACCCATATGGCTATGGAATACGCTGCTGCATACAACATGTTCCACTGGGGCGCTGCCGGTTGGTTCACATACCTTATTGTTGCTATTCCATTCAGTGTTGTATTCTACATTAAACGTAACCGTCGCCTGAGCCTTTCCGGTGTTGTAAACAGTATGTTTAACGACTCCTTACCGCTCTGGACTCAAAAAGTAATCGACCTTCTTTTCATCATCACTACCCTTGCTGCAACCGCGTTGACTCTCGGTCTCGGCATTCCGATGATTTCTTCCAACCTGAGCCAGCTTACAGGTATTCCGAACAACCTGTTCCTTGGTATCGGTGTTATCCTTGCTCTTTCCGTTATCTTCTCCCTCAGCTCATACATCGGTATTGCTAAGGGTATGGCTCGCTTGTCCAACGCTACTATTTACATTTGTGCCGGTCTGGTAGGTCTCATCTTTATTGTCGGTCCTTCCGCATTAATTATGAACAACACCACTAACGGCATCGGTGTAATGCTGAGCGAATACATCCGCATGAGCACCAACACAGATCCATTTGGTTCTAGCTTGTTCCCTCAGTACTGGACTATCTTCTTCCTTGCTAACTGGATTTCCTACTCTCCTGGTATCGGCGTATTCATCACCAAGATCTCAAAAGGACACAGACTCCGCGACGTTATCCTTATTCTGGTAGGTGCTGGTACTCTTGGTACATGCATCATCTTCGGCACATGCGGCACATTCACCATGAGCCTGCAAAACGCTGGTGCGATTGATGCTGTTGGAATCATTAAAGCAGGTCAGCCTACAGAACTGGTAAAAGCTGTATTCGGACAAACTCCGTTCCCTGTTCTGGTAACATTCATTTACCTCATCACAATGATCCTCTTTACAGTAACCACACTTGACGGCACCTCCTACTCTCTCGCAGGTATTGCTACCAAGCGTCTCGATAAAGAAGCTAACGTATCTCCAATCTTCCGCTTGTTCTGGTGTCTGCTCTTAACAGCACTTCCTATCATCTTCTTGCTGATTAACGCTAACCTGAACATTTTGAAATCATTCCCTGTACTCATCATCGTACCAATGATGCCTATATTTGCAGTGCTTGGATTCAAAACGTTACGGTACATCCAAGAAGTATTCGGAAAAATGAGTGCAGAAGAAATCGAACGCTACTCTATCGAAATATCAACTATGGAAGATGAATAA
- a CDS encoding MarR family transcriptional regulator yields the protein MRTFEDIKPLLQNVSHALTKYTIIDRMDFDFGVGVPLYPAEIHMLEAINRRSNIGVTELAKEFGITKGAVSQLVGKLVKKELVVKEKDLEHKARVIIKPTKLGRKACKNHAEFHEKHDQAFFEYLRQLDDESFNVALELSNHMNLWMDKYLK from the coding sequence ATGAGAACCTTTGAAGATATCAAACCGCTACTGCAAAATGTAAGTCATGCACTTACTAAGTACACAATTATCGACCGAATGGATTTTGATTTTGGGGTAGGGGTTCCCTTGTACCCTGCTGAAATTCATATGCTTGAAGCGATTAACAGGCGAAGCAACATAGGAGTAACAGAACTTGCAAAAGAATTTGGCATTACAAAAGGAGCAGTGTCGCAACTAGTTGGCAAGCTGGTAAAAAAAGAGCTTGTTGTTAAGGAGAAAGACCTTGAACACAAAGCGCGCGTTATTATAAAACCGACAAAGCTGGGGCGGAAAGCCTGTAAGAATCATGCTGAGTTCCATGAAAAACACGACCAAGCTTTTTTTGAATACTTGCGCCAACTAGATGACGAGTCATTTAACGTTGCTCTGGAACTGAGTAACCACATGAACTTATGGATGGATAAATATCTGAAATAA
- a CDS encoding NCS2 family permease produces MSKGFLERTFKLSEKGTTVSTEVTAGLTTFMTMAYILAVNPMVLGAAGMDPAAVFAASAVSAVVGTMIMALFANLPFALAPGMGLNAFFAYTVVLTMGYTWQTALTAVFLEGVIFIILTGTNIREAIVNSIPVNLKRAISAGIGFFIALIGFKSAGIVVPSEGTLVTVGDIASAGPMVCIIGLVVIGVLFAKKVKGALLIGMLAATLIGIPFGVTDLSTFNTEHLFSVPSLAPLFMQLDFSNVFSLDMVIILFTFLFVDMFDTVGTLIGVTAKANMLDERGRVPNAKQALFADAVATTAGACLGTSTVTTFVESAAGVAEGGRTGLTSFTTAIMFALALFLAPVFLVIPAQATAPALITVGMFMMSPIREIDLEDYTEAIPAFLCIVMMPYTFSIAEGIIFGLTAFVVLKLLTGRRSEIPNLAYILVGLFVLKFMLH; encoded by the coding sequence GTGAGCAAGGGATTTCTTGAGCGTACGTTCAAGCTGTCCGAGAAGGGTACTACTGTAAGTACAGAAGTAACTGCGGGACTGACTACATTTATGACTATGGCGTACATTTTGGCTGTTAACCCAATGGTTCTGGGCGCTGCCGGAATGGACCCTGCTGCGGTGTTTGCTGCATCCGCAGTGTCCGCAGTTGTAGGTACAATGATTATGGCTCTTTTTGCCAACCTTCCTTTTGCACTTGCACCGGGGATGGGACTTAACGCATTTTTTGCCTACACCGTTGTTCTGACTATGGGATACACTTGGCAGACTGCGCTTACCGCAGTTTTTCTTGAAGGTGTTATCTTTATTATCCTTACTGGTACCAATATTCGTGAAGCAATTGTTAACAGTATTCCTGTCAACTTAAAGCGCGCTATTTCTGCCGGTATCGGCTTTTTTATTGCGCTTATCGGTTTCAAAAGCGCCGGTATTGTTGTTCCTTCTGAAGGAACCCTTGTAACTGTAGGTGACATTGCATCCGCAGGTCCTATGGTGTGTATCATTGGTCTTGTTGTAATCGGTGTTCTTTTCGCTAAAAAAGTGAAAGGCGCATTGCTTATCGGCATGCTGGCAGCAACTCTTATCGGTATTCCATTTGGTGTAACTGATCTGAGCACATTTAATACCGAACATCTCTTCAGCGTACCAAGTCTGGCTCCGCTCTTTATGCAGCTGGACTTCTCCAATGTCTTCTCATTGGACATGGTAATTATCCTCTTCACTTTCCTGTTTGTTGATATGTTCGACACTGTCGGTACTCTTATCGGTGTTACCGCTAAGGCAAATATGCTTGATGAGCGTGGACGTGTTCCTAATGCGAAACAGGCTCTTTTTGCTGACGCTGTTGCAACTACCGCTGGTGCCTGTCTTGGTACATCTACAGTAACTACCTTTGTAGAAAGTGCTGCTGGTGTAGCGGAAGGTGGTCGCACAGGTCTTACTTCATTTACCACTGCGATTATGTTTGCTCTGGCGCTTTTCCTTGCGCCTGTATTCCTCGTTATTCCTGCTCAGGCAACTGCTCCTGCACTTATTACTGTAGGTATGTTCATGATGAGCCCGATTCGCGAAATCGACCTTGAAGATTACACAGAAGCTATTCCAGCGTTCCTGTGTATCGTTATGATGCCGTACACATTCAGTATTGCAGAAGGTATTATCTTCGGTCTTACTGCTTTTGTTGTACTCAAGCTTCTTACAGGTCGTCGTTCCGAGATTCCTAATCTTGCATACATTCTTGTAGGTCTGTTTGTTTTGAAGTTTATGTTGCACTAA